In the Leptospiraceae bacterium genome, one interval contains:
- a CDS encoding motility associated factor glycosyltransferase family protein produces MISFKKDEKILQKNLSCLDDEIREKIQNSPDIGELIPSKSGEWNLVIDKVFFHSRYNPSTEASRLISNFIDEKEERILIFFGAGLGYMVQQTILNPYLKIFWLEAFPGIMKIALSLEDYSEAIQNNRLVILVKPLKEDILFSSFKGLSSLPVNFIPHRESFLWKESEYIEFKYICESFFKKKDVNIATLSRFEKIWTRNILQNLPDILNLSPVSKIFNISPNVPIVIAGAGPSLFYDLDNLKKYRDEFLLISVDTALHILESSGIHPDLIYSVDPQAMNTSYLEDYTGDGKIVFDPTSSYHTLRLSENLKQGFFTSSPFPLTKMISDVFNEEIGDVPFGGSVSTNAIGLAELMKGSPVYLVGQDLAFTDGYAHCKGAVLEERLNFLESRFFRREKHNFRQIHALAKKKVTGYNGKTYTTNDKMLIFKKWFEDSSKEKNWINLTSFGAKLEGIPQKKFQDCFEIGKNSKQIQILREKIKLLAGRGKECYTILDLQKKIESIVSNLSDFEKLLIQGNNLSNTIYKSIENGDTLPSKIQSALSEMEKIDEAVSSKKNLNEIIGTAIQRIILMITEDYEVSLSLKEKKNPHLQIAKKSILLYEGLLEGCRLTKIQLKKVLYRVENYKNF; encoded by the coding sequence TTGATTAGTTTTAAAAAAGATGAGAAGATATTACAAAAAAATCTTTCTTGTTTAGACGATGAAATACGAGAAAAAATACAAAACTCTCCGGATATAGGAGAGTTGATTCCGTCTAAGTCCGGTGAATGGAACTTAGTGATAGACAAAGTATTTTTTCACAGCAGATACAATCCTTCTACTGAAGCATCAAGACTTATATCAAATTTTATAGATGAAAAAGAAGAGCGAATACTCATCTTTTTTGGAGCTGGACTTGGTTATATGGTTCAGCAAACTATTTTGAATCCGTATCTAAAAATATTTTGGTTAGAAGCATTTCCTGGGATAATGAAAATTGCTCTGTCTCTTGAAGACTATTCCGAAGCAATTCAAAACAACCGCTTAGTCATTCTTGTCAAACCTCTAAAAGAAGATATTTTATTTTCATCGTTCAAAGGACTTTCGAGTCTTCCGGTGAATTTTATTCCCCACAGGGAAAGTTTTTTGTGGAAAGAATCCGAATACATAGAGTTTAAATATATCTGTGAGTCTTTTTTTAAAAAGAAAGATGTAAATATTGCTACTTTAAGTAGGTTTGAAAAAATTTGGACTCGAAACATTCTGCAAAACTTACCCGATATATTGAACCTTTCTCCCGTATCTAAAATTTTTAATATTTCGCCTAACGTACCAATTGTGATAGCCGGAGCTGGTCCAAGTTTATTTTATGACCTCGATAATTTAAAAAAATATCGAGACGAATTTTTACTAATTTCGGTAGATACCGCGCTCCATATTTTAGAGAGTTCAGGAATACACCCTGATTTGATTTATTCTGTAGACCCTCAAGCGATGAATACTTCTTATTTAGAAGATTATACCGGAGACGGAAAAATTGTTTTTGATCCAACTTCCAGTTATCACACTCTTCGTTTGTCTGAAAACTTAAAACAGGGATTTTTCACCTCTTCTCCTTTTCCTCTTACGAAAATGATTTCAGATGTTTTTAATGAGGAAATAGGAGATGTTCCTTTTGGAGGCTCGGTTTCAACTAACGCAATTGGTCTCGCAGAATTAATGAAAGGCTCTCCTGTGTATTTAGTCGGGCAGGATTTAGCATTTACGGATGGGTATGCACACTGCAAAGGTGCAGTATTAGAAGAACGATTAAATTTTTTAGAAAGCAGATTTTTTAGGCGAGAAAAACACAATTTTAGGCAAATTCATGCACTTGCCAAAAAAAAAGTTACAGGCTATAATGGGAAAACTTACACAACCAATGATAAAATGTTAATCTTTAAGAAATGGTTTGAAGATTCTTCAAAAGAAAAAAACTGGATCAACCTTACATCTTTTGGTGCAAAATTAGAAGGAATCCCACAGAAAAAGTTTCAGGATTGTTTTGAAATTGGAAAAAATTCTAAACAAATTCAAATACTGCGAGAAAAAATTAAATTACTTGCTGGAAGAGGAAAAGAGTGTTATACTATTCTCGATTTACAAAAAAAAATAGAATCCATCGTTTCCAATCTTTCTGATTTTGAAAAACTATTAATTCAAGGGAATAATTTAAGCAATACAATTTACAAGTCTATTGAAAATGGAGATACTCTTCCTTCAAAAATTCAATCTGCATTAAGTGAGATGGAAAAAATAGATGAGGCAGTTTCTTCTAAGAAAAATTTGAATGAGATTATTGGAACAGCAATTCAAAGAATCATTCTAATGATTACAGAAGATTACGAGGTCAGTTTGAGTCTGAAAGAGAAAAAAAATCCTCACTTGCAAATTGCAAAGAAAAGCATTCTTTTATACGAAGGGTTGTTGGAAGGATGCAGGTTGACAAAGATTCAACTGAAAAAAGTTCTTTATCGAGTTGAAAATTACAAAAATTTTTAG